Proteins from a genomic interval of Ptychodera flava strain L36383 chromosome 7, AS_Pfla_20210202, whole genome shotgun sequence:
- the LOC139136288 gene encoding sulfotransferase 1E1-like, with translation MVDAVTIVNAGFKLSIDKIKNFEVRSDDIFLLTFQKSGTTWMKEILPLVMNGGDIDAITGTPRDVLIPHIEFQLSVDEDPVMREVQKQFLVPDGFQLDQLVSPRMLGSHLRSEFLPRDIDEKRVKVIYVARNPKDVAISSYYFCKGALSSRIETNEPVKAKAYQDFSEFLPEFFEIKARTHKVHYDGTKWHEHVLPWWERRHDRNVLFLKYEDMIRDLKACVRQIAEFLDVHLTDGAVDKISDHCSFQSMKNNQMALKSNFCTNVLGVKAEEGSPFVRIGGVGGWKNTFTVAQNETFDEIYQEWIKGSDLEMTFEL, from the coding sequence ATGGTTGACGCGGTGACAATAGTGAACGCCGGATTCAAACTTTCGATCGACAAGATCAAGAACTTTGAAGTCCGGTCGGATGACATTTTTCTCCtcacatttcaaaaatcggGGACAACGTGGATGAAGGAAATTCTACCGCTAGTCATGAATGGTGGAGACATAGACGCCATTACAGGCACTCCCCGGGACGTTCTAATACCACACATCGAGTTCCAGCTTTCAGTCGACGAGGACCCCGTAATGCGGGAGGTCCAAAAACAGTTCCTCGTACCGGATGGGTTTCAACTCGACCAGCTAGTATCACCAAGAATGCTGGGCAGCCACCTGAGGTCAGAGTTCCTTCCAAGGGATATCGACGAGAAAAGGGTAAAGGTCATCTACGTAGCGCGTAACCCCAAAGACGTGGCGATTTCATCTTATTACTTCTGCAAGGGGGCGCTATCGAGCAGAATTGAAACAAATGAGCCTGTAAAAGCCAAAGCCTATCAAGACTTCAGCGAATTCCTTCCTGAGTTTTTTGAAATCAAGGCGAGAACTCATAAAGTTCACTATGACGGCACAAAGTGGCACGAACACGTCCTTCCCTGGTGGGAAAGAAGGCACGATCGCAACGTCCTGTTCTTGAAATACGAAGATATGATCCGGGACTTGAAAGCCTGTGTTCGCCAGATTGCTGAGTTCTTGGACGTCCATCTGACGGACGGAGCTGTCGACAAGATCAGCGACCACTGCAGctttcagagcatgaagaacaACCAGATGGCCCTCAAAAGCAACTTCTGCACGAATGTTCTTGGTGTGAAGGCCGAAGAGGGCTCCCCTTTCGTCAGAATAGGTGGTGTCGGCGGCTGGAAGAACACTTTTACCGTGGCACAAAACGAAACGTTCGATGAAATTTACCAAGAGTGGATCAAAGGTAGCGACCTAGAAATGACATTTGAATTGTAA